In the Argonema galeatum A003/A1 genome, one interval contains:
- a CDS encoding DUF3318 domain-containing protein, with product MTSYATSSARSEMSELRRLKSLLPPEMQSWVTVEGTTEVNPTLIRCEEIGKDQVEIQIDLVKWEQLALDQRNLLFWHEVARVQNDTIPRDGWEMAALAIGLGGAVGELWVQDGLLLLLALALCGVSGWRLYQKNNADRTLKEAYDADEKAIALATRFGYSLPNAYKSLGSALKAMIDLTPAKRQRNKYEARLQALKRSANKAKAKIKSNREVSQSEDIYS from the coding sequence ATGACATCTTATGCAACTTCCTCTGCTAGATCCGAAATGAGTGAACTGCGGCGTTTGAAAAGCTTATTGCCGCCAGAAATGCAGAGTTGGGTCACAGTTGAAGGAACGACTGAAGTAAATCCAACCCTGATCCGCTGCGAAGAAATCGGTAAAGACCAGGTGGAAATTCAAATAGACTTGGTGAAATGGGAGCAATTGGCGCTGGATCAGCGTAATTTGCTGTTTTGGCACGAGGTCGCCCGCGTTCAAAACGATACAATCCCCAGAGATGGGTGGGAAATGGCGGCGCTAGCGATCGGTTTGGGTGGCGCTGTGGGAGAATTGTGGGTGCAAGATGGTTTGCTGCTGTTGTTGGCGCTGGCGCTGTGCGGCGTGTCGGGTTGGCGGCTGTATCAGAAAAATAATGCCGATCGCACCTTGAAGGAAGCTTACGACGCCGATGAGAAAGCGATCGCACTCGCCACCCGTTTCGGTTATTCCCTCCCCAACGCCTACAAAAGTCTGGGTAGCGCCTTGAAAGCCATGATCGACCTCACCCCCGCCAAACGCCAGCGCAACAAGTACGAAGCGCGACTGCAAGCCCTCAAACGCAGCGCTAACAAGGCAAAAGCCAAAATAAAATCCAATCGCGAAGTTTCCCAATCGGAAGATATTTACAGTTAG
- a CDS encoding Uma2 family endonuclease: MTTLTLILKPVSQIKLEPGSVVTISNVSWLEFESILQELGEKRSTRIAYSKGTLQIMVPLPEHEIPKDLISDIVKTLLKAVGIRYQPFGSTTFKREGVAGVEPDACFYIENYQIMIGRRRLEPGDPPPDLAIETDVTSKTTLNAYEAIAVPELWVYDRGKLTIYLLRDGKYIKSDTSPNFPDIAIAQIIPPVVERAWQVGNYQALEEFETAIAQTSF, encoded by the coding sequence ATGACCACTCTTACCCTTATCCTCAAACCTGTTAGCCAGATCAAACTAGAACCTGGTAGTGTGGTAACGATCTCAAACGTGAGTTGGTTAGAATTTGAATCGATTTTGCAGGAATTGGGAGAAAAGCGAAGCACAAGAATTGCCTACAGCAAAGGTACTTTACAAATCATGGTTCCTTTACCAGAACACGAAATTCCCAAAGATCTGATCTCGGATATTGTTAAAACATTGCTAAAGGCAGTAGGCATTCGATACCAGCCTTTTGGCTCAACTACATTTAAACGTGAAGGAGTAGCAGGTGTTGAACCGGATGCTTGCTTTTATATTGAAAATTATCAAATTATGATCGGTCGTCGCCGACTTGAACCAGGCGATCCGCCACCCGATCTGGCGATCGAGACAGATGTTACTTCTAAAACTACTCTCAATGCTTATGAAGCGATCGCAGTTCCAGAATTATGGGTTTACGATCGTGGTAAACTCACTATCTATTTGCTTAGAGATGGAAAGTACATCAAATCTGACACCAGTCCTAATTTTCCAGATATTGCGATCGCGCAGATAATTCCCCCTGTGGTAGAACGTGCTTGGCAAGTGGGAAATTATCAAGCTTTGGAGGAATTTGAAACTGCGATCGCACAAACCTCATTTTAA
- a CDS encoding Uma2 family endonuclease, whose amino-acid sequence MMATSTQPLTLQNFLKLPNIEESPAWEFVDGQANQKQMPTAHHSILQKCLTAAIDRANSPYEAFPELRCTLTSNSVVPDITVIHKNRVPTGNTPVEGPPDWMIEILSPDQSTTKLIAKIPTCLQEGTKLGWLIDPTEEVIVVLFPDARISLHKNSDRLPVPPDMNLVLTVVQVFSWMRDR is encoded by the coding sequence ATGATGGCTACCTCTACCCAACCACTCACCCTACAAAACTTCCTGAAATTGCCGAATATTGAGGAGTCGCCTGCTTGGGAGTTCGTGGACGGACAAGCAAATCAAAAACAGATGCCCACAGCTCACCATAGCATTTTACAGAAATGCCTAACTGCTGCGATCGATCGAGCAAACTCACCCTATGAAGCTTTTCCAGAACTACGCTGTACTCTCACCAGCAATTCTGTCGTTCCCGACATTACAGTTATCCACAAAAACAGAGTTCCTACTGGAAATACCCCTGTTGAAGGCCCACCCGATTGGATGATTGAAATCCTCTCCCCTGACCAAAGTACTACTAAGTTGATTGCCAAAATTCCAACCTGCTTGCAAGAGGGGACAAAGCTAGGATGGTTGATCGATCCGACCGAGGAGGTTATTGTGGTATTGTTCCCTGATGCTCGTATTAGTTTACACAAAAACAGCGATCGCCTGCCTGTCCCGCCGGACATGAACTTAGTTTTGACAGTTGTGCAGGTGTTTAGTTGGATGCGCGATCGATGA
- a CDS encoding 7-carboxy-7-deazaguanine synthase QueE: MAMQIAQASKARLIEVFSAIQGEGLNVGTRQIFIRFALCDLRCHFCDSAHTWGVPEICKIEKTPGLRDFETHPNPVALPDLLEWVGRQNQPGLHDSISLTGGEPLLSAPFLGQFLPEVRSLTDLPIYLETGGHRPEQLLPILPYLDSIGMDIKLPSVSGENRWQVHQEFLHLCHDAQVEVFVKIIISSQTNTAELEQAGELVASVDASIPVFLQPVTPILGKESVVAPRPDRVLEWQSLMKRFVKQVRVVPQTHKMMNQL; encoded by the coding sequence ATGGCAATGCAAATCGCACAAGCATCAAAGGCGCGTCTAATTGAAGTTTTCTCCGCCATTCAAGGGGAGGGACTCAATGTGGGTACGCGGCAAATTTTCATCCGCTTCGCTTTGTGCGATTTGCGCTGCCATTTTTGCGATAGCGCTCATACCTGGGGTGTTCCAGAGATATGCAAAATTGAGAAAACGCCGGGATTGCGCGACTTTGAAACTCACCCCAATCCCGTGGCGCTACCAGATTTGCTGGAATGGGTGGGGAGGCAAAATCAACCGGGATTGCACGATAGCATTAGTTTGACTGGTGGGGAACCGCTTCTTTCTGCGCCTTTTTTGGGGCAATTTTTGCCAGAAGTGCGATCGCTAACTGATTTGCCAATATACTTGGAAACTGGCGGTCATCGTCCAGAGCAATTATTACCGATCTTGCCATACTTGGATTCGATCGGCATGGACATCAAGTTGCCTAGCGTCAGTGGCGAAAATCGCTGGCAAGTTCATCAGGAGTTTTTACATCTTTGTCACGATGCACAAGTAGAAGTATTTGTCAAGATAATTATTTCCAGCCAAACCAATACAGCCGAGTTAGAACAGGCGGGAGAGTTGGTAGCTTCTGTAGATGCCTCAATTCCGGTATTTTTACAACCAGTAACCCCAATACTGGGTAAGGAGTCGGTGGTTGCGCCAAGGCCCGATCGCGTATTAGAATGGCAATCATTAATGAAGCGTTTTGTCAAGCAAGTGCGAGTTGTACCGCAAACTCATAAGATGATGAATCAGCTGTAA